GATCGAGGCGGCCAGCCTGTTGAGCGAAGCGCCCATCTATATCGATGACACGCCTGCCCTGAATGTCCTGGAGGTGCGAGCCAAGTCCCGGCGCCTGATGCTGGACAAGGGAGTCGGCCTCGTTGTCGTGGACTACCTTCAGCTTATGCGCGGCCGCCAGAACGTCGACCGCCGGGAGCAGGAAATTTCCGAAATTTCCCAGGGATTGAAGGCGCTGGCCAAGGAGTTGAGCATTCCTGTCATCGCCCTGTCGCAGCTGAACCGCAAGGTCGAGGAACGGCACGATAAAAGGCCCTTATTATCGGACTTACGTGAGTCGGGAGCCATCGAACAGGATGCGGACGTGATCGCATTCATCTATCGTGACGAAGTGTACAACAAGAGCGATGACAACCCCAACCGGGGGATCGCGGAAGTGATCGTCGGAAAACAGAGAAACGGTCCCACCGGCAATGTCAATCTCGCGTTCTTGAGCAAGTTTACACGCTTCGAGAATCTGGCTTATGCCGTCTGATGACAGCAAGTCCTTGCCCCCGTCTCAACTGCTGTGTCCCAGGTGCGGCGCAGTAGTCCAAGTTTACCGTAACCCGTTGCCCGCAGTGGATGTGATCATCGAGTTGGAGGACGAATTCATCGTCTTGATTGACCGGAAGAATCCGCCGTTGGGATGGGCTTTGCCCGGCGGCTTTGTCGAGCACGGAGAAACCGTGGAAAACGCGGCCCTCCGGGAGGCCAAAGAAGAAACAGGCCTCGATGTAAACCTGCTGGATCTGGTGGGGGTGTACTCGGATCCGGCCCGAGATCCGCGGCGTCACACCTTATCCGTGGTATTCGCCGCAAAAGCCCAAGGCCGGCCCCGGGCGGGCGACGATGCGGCCGATTCAGGGCTGTTCAAGGAACATAATCTTCCTCACAACCTTGCTTTTGACCACAGACGTATTCTGCAGGACTACTACAGGATACGGAGGACCTTATCTCGATGCAAACGCATCCCAACCTGAAAGGAGATACGAGATGGAGATAAACAAGATCGGCGTTTTAGGCGCGGGCACGATGGGGCATGGTATCGCTATGGTATCGGCGCGCATAGGGTGCGATGTAATCTTGCTGGATGTTGAAGAACGGTTCGTCAAAAACGGACTCAGCCTGATCGACAACTTCTTAACCAAGAGCGTTCAGAAGGGCAAAATGACGGAGGAAGAAAAGAACGCCGTTACCCGTCGGATCAAAGGCGCCACACAGATGAAGGATCTGGCCGGTGTGGATTTTGTGATCGAAGCCGTCCTCGAGGATATTGAACTCAAAAAGCGCGTGTTCAAGGAGTTGGACTCTGTGTGCCGGCCGGACGTGATTCTGGCCTCCAACACCTCTTCCATGTCCCTCACGGAAATCGGCGCCGCTACCCGACGACCGGGCAAAGTGGTGGGTATGCATTTCTTTAATCCGGTGCCGATCATGAGACTGGTCGAGGTGATTCGCGGGCTCGAGACGGATGACGAGACGGTTCGTGTAACCAAGGAATTGGCCGAGAAAATGGGCAAAGTCACCGTGGAGGTGAAGAAGGATTCGC
Above is a genomic segment from Deltaproteobacteria bacterium containing:
- a CDS encoding NUDIX hydrolase → MPSDDSKSLPPSQLLCPRCGAVVQVYRNPLPAVDVIIELEDEFIVLIDRKNPPLGWALPGGFVEHGETVENAALREAKEETGLDVNLLDLVGVYSDPARDPRRHTLSVVFAAKAQGRPRAGDDAADSGLFKEHNLPHNLAFDHRRILQDYYRIRRTLSRCKRIPT
- a CDS encoding 3-hydroxyacyl-CoA dehydrogenase family protein, whose translation is MEINKIGVLGAGTMGHGIAMVSARIGCDVILLDVEERFVKNGLSLIDNFLTKSVQKGKMTEEEKNAVTRRIKGATQMKDLAGVDFVIEAVLEDIELKKRVFKELDSVCRPDVILASNTSSMSLTEIGAATRRPGKVVGMHFFNPVPIMRLVEVIRGLETDDETVRVTKELAEKMGKVTVEVKKDSPGFIVNRIMIPHMIEAIRIVEEGIASVEDVDKAVKAGLNYPMGPFELMDLTGIDICYFVAEYFSKELNKENKWVSPTLLKNMIRAGKFGKKSGGGWYSADK